In Streptacidiphilus sp. P02-A3a, the DNA window GTCCGAAGTCGGTGACCGCCTGATGAGCGTGGGCAAGGTCGAGAGCAAGCTGGCGGAGCTGGGGCTGACCCTGCCCGAGGTCGTGCCGCCGCTGGCCTCCTACGTCCCGGCGGTGCCGTCCGGCGAGTACGTCTTCACCTCCGGCCAGCTGCCGATGGTGAACGGCAAGCTCGGCCTGACCGGCAAGGTCGGCGCCGAGGTCACCGCCGAGGAGGCCAAGGCCCAGGCGCGGATCTGCGCGCTGAACGCCCTGGCGGCGGTGAAGTCGGTGATCGGCGACCTGGACCGGATCGAGCGGGTGGTCAAGGTCGTCGGCTTCGTCGCCTCCGCCCCCGACTTCACCGGCCAGCCGGGCGTCGTCAACGGCGCCAGCGAGCTGCTGGGCGAGGTGCTGGGCGAGGCGGGCGTGCACGCCCGCAGCGCGGTCGGCGTCGCGGTGCTGCCGCTGGACGCGCCGGTCGAGGTCGAGATCCAGGTGCGGGTCAGCGCCGGCTGACCCGGTGGCCGGACCAGGGGTCCGGCCGGAGGCGCCACCGCTGGGCGCGGCGGGCGGCAGTGTTCCTGGCAACAGCTTTCCTGGAGCCGTTCACTCCCGCCCGCGCGCCCCGTACGATCCGGCCATGGGCGATCAGCAGGC includes these proteins:
- a CDS encoding RidA family protein produces the protein MSVGKVESKLAELGLTLPEVVPPLASYVPAVPSGEYVFTSGQLPMVNGKLGLTGKVGAEVTAEEAKAQARICALNALAAVKSVIGDLDRIERVVKVVGFVASAPDFTGQPGVVNGASELLGEVLGEAGVHARSAVGVAVLPLDAPVEVEIQVRVSAG